Proteins encoded within one genomic window of Panicum virgatum strain AP13 chromosome 1N, P.virgatum_v5, whole genome shotgun sequence:
- the LOC120655482 gene encoding UV-stimulated scaffold protein A homolog → MPRPTVSSSFAGRRTPAAAAASAKVELGSNPSASSAAPADSSMASLIERATSTTAPAVDPALLRAIKSSARASDGAIRDAFHLLLSLMSKPHSHVRLLAFSIADELFMRSKLFRSLLADALDGFLPLAVGFRRAHPLPPPTASAALLRKAAVQALERWHHLFGAHYRQLRLAVEYLKVSARVQFPGLRATVEARAAREARTQEILAAKVEQLRENLASIKDEIRSTMDEIRNGLEIIRTEYEKFEGYVNDDDAEEEIASLSLRSIRMASLMAGEWVPETQENEAVFDALREAYRLLVSKHLVTVKEWISVLIRVDLPDNRFRDSALKEFIDVKNEIRAVRDRCSELGLNLDNVRRRKGDQEEEDDEFWVEGNIEPPSPARVQSSVDVASTSRDTGKGKRVVGGENSDTGKSPVAASATRNLDPEKSKLFTEAPVVPWSSVLDRWGSSRDAHVNQRGLDLESHWGRVDNDAVIPAAKIAELNVHCSIYTEAPVEILPCHAPLKKGGLCQRRDLKVCPFHGPIVPRDAEGNPMEQHGGSSGAEVDHVEHRDTTGNSNELNRNSVDYMQESSSKMTDISNDDYGSTVRTHDLGEITVEQLARQAIKNVRKRDMDHKALERAQRQRIRQHNEDVLREAAIASTSHSAAAYEQPPEAQGRRGRRGKTKAPTLASMLKKKITTKDRIAERLLNTRATDATIREASHNEDMSYREAFPNQW, encoded by the exons ATGCCGCGCCCGACGGtctcctcctccttcgccggccgccgcacgccggcggcggcggccgcgtccgcCAAAGTAGAGCTGGGCTCGAACCCCTCCGCTTCCTCCGCGGCGCCAGCGGATTCCTCTATGGCGTCCCTCATCGAGCGCGCCACCTCCACCACGGCGCCCGCCGTCGACCCCGCCCTCCTCCGCGCCATCAAGTCCTCGGCCCGCGCCTCCGACGGTGCCATCCGCGATGCCTTCCACCTCCTGCTCTCCCTCATGTCCAAGCCCCACTCCCAC GTGCGGCTCCTTGCCTTCAGCATCGCCGACGAGCTCTTCATGCGCTCCAAGCTGTTCCGCTCCCTCCTCGCCGACGCGCTCGATGGCTTCCTCCCGCTCGCCGTTGGGTTCCGCCGGGCGcacccgctcccgccgccgaccgcctccGCGGCGCTACTCCGCAAGGCCGCCGTCCAGGCGCTCGAGCGCTGGCACCACCTCTTCGGCGCGCACTACCGCCAGCTCCGCCTGGCCGTCGAGTACCTCAAGGTGTCCGCCCGCGTCCAGTTCCCTGGCCTACGGGCCACCGTGGAGGCTCGAGCGGCCCGCGAGGCGCGCACGCAGGAGATCCTGGCCGCCAAGGTTGAGCAACTGCGTGAAAACCTCGCGTCAATCAAGGATGAAATCCGGTCGACGATGGATGAGATTCGCAACGGGTTGGAGATCATCCGTACTGAATATGAAAAGTTTGAGGGCTATGTGAACGATGATGATGCAGAGGAGGAGATTGCATCCCTGTCGTTGCGGAGTATTAGGATGGCTTCATTGATGGCCGGAGAGTGGGTGCCTGAGACTCAGGAGAACGAGGCTGTTTTTGATGCACTGAGGGAAGCTTACCGACTGCTTGTGTCGAAGCATCTGGTCACTGTTAAGGAGTGGATATCTGTGCTTATAAGGGTCGATCTTCCAGACAACAGGTTCAGAGATTCTGCattgaaggagttcattgatgttAAGAATGAGATACGAGCAGTGAGAGATCGGTGCTCTGAGCTTGGCCTTAACCTTGATAATGTCCGTAGGCGCAAGGGTGACCAAGAGGAAGAGGATGATGAGTTTTGGGTGGAGGGAAACATAGAGCCCCCTAGTCCTGCCAGAGTCCAGAGCAGTGTAGATGTTGCAAGCACCAGCAGGGACACCGGAAAGGGAAAGAGGGTGGTGGGTGGAGAAAATTCTGATACTGGCAAGTCACCAGTTGCTGCTAGTGCAACTAGAAATCTTGACCCGGAGAAATCAAAGCTCTTCACTGAAGCCCCTGTGGTTCCATGGAGCTCTGTATTGGACCGTTGGGGCTCCAGCAGGGATGCACATGTAAACCAGAGGGGGCTTGATCTAGAGAGTCATTGGGGAAGGGTGGACAATGATGCTGTTATACCTGCAGCAAAGATTGCAGAGTTGAATGTTCATTGCTCCATTTATACAGAAGCTCCAGTTGAGATCCTACCATGTCATGCCCCTCTAAAGAAAGGAGGGCTTTGCCAGAGAAGGGATCTTAAGGTATGTCCTTTTCATGGGCCGATTGTCCCACGTGATGCTGAAGGAAATCCAATGGAGCAGCATGGTGGTAGTTCTGGTGCCGAAGTAGATCATGTTGAGCACCGTGACACAACTGGAAATTCAAATGAGCTGAACAGAAACAGTGTTGATTATATGCAGGAGTCTTCTTCAAAAATGACAGATATAAGTAATGATGACTATGGCAGTACAGTTAGAACTCATGATCTGGGTGAAATCACTGTAGAGCAGTTGGCGAGACAGGCAATTAAAAATGTCCGGAAAAGAGATATGGACCATAAGGCATTGGAAAGAGCACAACGTCAAAGAATCCGTCAGCACAATGAAGACGTTCTGCGGGAGGCAGCTATTGCTTCAACTTCCCACTCTGCAGCAGCCTATGAGCAGCCTCCAGAAGCACAGGGTCGACGAGGCCGCCGAGGTAAAACAAAGGCACCAACGCTGGCATCAATGCTGAAGAAGAAAATTACCACCAAGGATAGAATTGCAGAGAGGCTTCTGAACACTCGAGCCACGGATGCGACAATAAGAGAGGCTTCTCATAATGAAGATATGAGCTACAGGGAAGCATTTCCAAACCAGTGGTAG